In Corynebacterium matruchotii, a single genomic region encodes these proteins:
- a CDS encoding inositol monophosphatase family protein — MTDARELYRIALTILTDIERMFIDGLGADPTHMKAAGQFATDVDLAIEQYLRRRLIHETGIPVLGEEYGGDCGKLTWVVDPIDGTANFAAGNPMSCILISLLADGMPVLAITSVPMINQRFGAYAGSPLFQNGVPQPPLTERPEVAAHVGFSSISGSSESNEAQFPDLMRHGLLVELTRTYLRPRITGSVGIDLAYTAAGIFGGAVSFSPNIWDNAAGIFLCQAAGATVTDLYGNPWDHTSRGAIVGTARAHETILTTLTTIRTGGH, encoded by the coding sequence ATGACCGATGCCAGGGAGCTCTACCGCATCGCGCTCACCATCCTCACCGACATCGAACGCATGTTCATTGATGGGTTGGGGGCCGACCCCACCCACATGAAGGCCGCCGGCCAGTTCGCCACGGATGTCGACCTTGCCATCGAACAATACCTCCGCCGCCGACTCATCCACGAAACCGGCATACCAGTGCTGGGGGAGGAATACGGCGGTGACTGCGGGAAACTCACCTGGGTGGTCGACCCCATTGACGGGACCGCTAATTTCGCCGCCGGCAACCCCATGAGCTGCATCCTCATCAGCCTGCTTGCCGACGGCATGCCGGTGCTCGCCATCACCAGCGTGCCCATGATCAACCAACGATTCGGCGCCTACGCCGGATCACCACTCTTCCAGAACGGGGTGCCGCAGCCGCCCCTCACGGAGCGCCCCGAGGTCGCCGCCCACGTGGGATTCTCCTCCATCTCTGGGTCGTCAGAAAGCAACGAAGCCCAATTCCCCGACCTCATGCGCCACGGACTCCTCGTCGAATTAACCCGAACATATTTACGCCCACGCATCACCGGGTCCGTCGGCATCGACCTGGCCTACACCGCCGCCGGCATCTTCGGCGGCGCCGTGAGCTTCAGCCCCAACATTTGGGACAACGCCGCCGGCATCTTCCTCTGCCAGGCCGCCGGCGCCACCGTCACCGACCTCTACGGCAACCCCTGGGACCACACCAGCCGCGGCGCAATCGTGGGAACCGCCCGGGCGCATGAAACGATTTTGACCACACTCACCACAATCCGAACCGGAGGACACTAA
- a CDS encoding TetR family transcriptional regulator, which produces MQLSKDSIIAASLTILGTFGLADMTMRRVAASLGVAPGALYWHFKNKQALIDATARTLLADFLTSRYDDFPTACRALRNAMLATRDGAELISAALIDPTLRAEVTKVLSVAVPESGAVTALHFVMGATVLEQSEYLRLETTGSGGSQSNSSGVSDPILGLENARQAARIQADNQFQEGLGIITRGLNENQR; this is translated from the coding sequence GTGCAGTTAAGCAAGGATTCCATCATTGCTGCCAGTCTTACCATTTTAGGAACGTTTGGTCTGGCCGACATGACCATGCGGCGGGTTGCCGCATCGCTTGGGGTGGCACCCGGCGCGCTCTATTGGCATTTTAAGAATAAACAAGCACTTATTGATGCCACCGCGCGCACGCTCTTAGCCGATTTTCTCACCTCACGCTACGACGATTTTCCCACGGCCTGCCGGGCGCTGCGGAATGCCATGCTCGCCACCCGGGATGGTGCCGAGTTAATCAGTGCGGCATTGATAGACCCAACCCTGCGGGCGGAGGTTACCAAGGTGCTGTCTGTGGCGGTGCCGGAGTCGGGGGCAGTGACCGCACTGCATTTTGTCATGGGCGCAACTGTGTTGGAACAATCCGAATATTTGCGACTGGAAACTACGGGATCGGGCGGTTCACAGTCAAATTCTTCCGGCGTGTCGGACCCAATTCTGGGGTTAGAAAATGCCCGTCAAGCTGCACGTATTCAAGCCGATAATCAATTTCAAGAAGGTTTAGGAATCATAACTCGGGGCTTGAATGAAAATCAGCGCTAA
- a CDS encoding YbjN domain-containing protein — protein sequence MTDYKADFNVQPLVVNDELVLEAIEELGYRFIAETGSELAIATLHWPYHTLQLEFSDDQFRMLYAEVSFTGSSSLSRINEISHAVDAWNSERVSPAAYLSIADDARINVFFRTGLAIARRASLDQIKAFIRVAAESTVVACETFVEQFPELGQRSGQASNSFGDLDFSLTDDSQLPTELSIPRVRSVLRDLGIEKTHGDDAMVLAWINDILVGFFLESGPSLLVKGHWDPGLDPDREYMKAALVCNKWNEDNPTTKAFCVTDEDGLQVRVEFVADSGAGLNTSQLILNVQMAIHFILSAIDRISTEIQGHCAVAWPEDTN from the coding sequence ATGACAGATTATAAAGCAGACTTCAACGTTCAACCGCTTGTGGTTAACGATGAGCTCGTGTTAGAAGCCATCGAGGAATTGGGCTACCGTTTTATTGCCGAAACCGGTTCCGAGCTGGCCATCGCCACACTGCATTGGCCGTATCACACATTGCAGTTGGAGTTTAGCGACGACCAATTCCGCATGTTATATGCGGAGGTGTCGTTTACTGGGAGTTCCAGCTTGTCGCGGATTAATGAGATTTCTCATGCGGTCGATGCGTGGAATTCGGAGCGGGTGAGTCCGGCGGCATATTTATCCATAGCGGACGATGCCCGTATTAATGTGTTTTTCCGCACGGGGTTGGCGATTGCTAGGCGCGCGTCGCTGGACCAGATAAAGGCGTTTATTCGGGTGGCCGCGGAATCCACGGTGGTGGCGTGTGAAACGTTTGTGGAGCAGTTCCCCGAGTTGGGGCAGCGCTCCGGGCAGGCGTCGAATAGTTTTGGGGATTTGGATTTTTCGCTTACCGACGATTCCCAGTTGCCGACGGAGCTGTCGATACCGAGGGTTCGGTCGGTGTTGCGGGATTTGGGTATAGAGAAAACCCATGGTGACGACGCCATGGTGTTGGCGTGGATCAACGATATTTTGGTGGGGTTTTTCTTGGAGTCCGGCCCAAGTCTGCTGGTAAAGGGACATTGGGATCCGGGCTTGGATCCCGACCGGGAGTATATGAAGGCCGCCTTGGTGTGCAATAAGTGGAATGAGGATAATCCCACCACGAAGGCGTTTTGCGTGACCGATGAGGACGGGTTGCAAGTACGGGTGGAGTTCGTGGCGGATTCCGGCGCCGGCTTAAACACGTCCCAGTTGATACTGAACGTGCAGATGGCGATTCATTTCATTTTGTCGGCCATTGATCGCATCAGCACGGAAATTCAGGGTCATTGCGCGGTGGCGTGGCCGGAGGACACCAACTAG
- the hisF gene encoding imidazole glycerol phosphate synthase subunit HisF codes for MAVAIRVIPCLDVDNGRVVKGVNFTGLKDAGDPVELAARYDREGADELTFLDVSASVAGRGTMLDVVRRTAEQVFIPLTVGGGVRSVDDVDQLLRAGADKVSINTSAIARPELLRELAARFGSQCIVLSVDARRAQGQPSGFEVTTHGGSKSAGIDAIDWARRGAELGAGEILLNSMDGDGTKAGFDLELIAKVRDAVTIPIIASGGAGRPDHFPPAINAGADAVLAASIFHFGEVTIEDVKTSLAQAGYEVRR; via the coding sequence ATGGCGGTAGCAATCAGAGTCATTCCCTGCCTCGACGTCGATAACGGGCGCGTGGTCAAGGGAGTCAATTTCACCGGCCTGAAAGACGCCGGCGACCCAGTGGAGCTCGCCGCCCGCTACGACCGGGAGGGGGCCGACGAACTCACCTTCCTCGACGTGTCCGCCTCCGTCGCCGGCCGCGGCACCATGCTTGATGTGGTGCGCCGCACCGCCGAACAGGTCTTCATCCCACTCACCGTCGGCGGGGGAGTGCGCAGCGTCGACGATGTCGACCAGCTGCTTCGCGCCGGTGCCGACAAAGTAAGCATCAATACCTCCGCCATCGCCCGCCCCGAACTTTTGCGGGAACTCGCCGCCCGATTCGGCTCCCAATGCATTGTGCTCAGCGTCGACGCCCGCCGCGCCCAAGGCCAACCATCCGGCTTCGAAGTCACCACCCACGGTGGCAGCAAATCGGCAGGCATTGACGCCATCGACTGGGCGCGCCGCGGCGCCGAATTAGGGGCGGGCGAAATCCTGTTGAACTCCATGGACGGCGACGGCACCAAAGCCGGCTTCGACCTGGAACTCATCGCAAAAGTCCGGGACGCGGTCACTATCCCCATCATCGCCTCGGGGGGCGCCGGCCGACCCGACCACTTCCCACCAGCCATCAATGCCGGGGCCGACGCTGTCCTCGCCGCATCCATTTTCCACTTCGGCGAAGTAACCATCGAGGACGTCAAAACCTCCCTCGCCCAGGCCGGATACGAGGTGCGTCGATGA
- the hisH gene encoding imidazole glycerol phosphate synthase subunit HisH — MPTTVAILDYGFGNLRSAHRALARVGADATITNDPREVLAADGLLVPGVGAFAACMRGLTAINGPRLIGERLAGSRPVMGICVGMQILFEHGVEHGEDAAGCGEWPGVVERLDADILPHMGWNTIDAAPGSAMFAGIDESTRFYFVHSYGVQRWEFPEEGITTPPLVSWATHQTARFVAAVENGPLWATQFHPEKSGDAGAELLKNWLAQL, encoded by the coding sequence ATGCCCACCACAGTAGCCATCCTCGATTACGGCTTCGGTAATCTCCGATCCGCCCACCGCGCCCTCGCCCGCGTCGGCGCCGATGCCACCATCACCAACGACCCCCGCGAAGTCCTCGCCGCCGACGGGCTCCTCGTCCCCGGTGTGGGCGCATTCGCTGCCTGCATGCGGGGCCTTACGGCCATCAACGGCCCCAGGCTTATTGGCGAACGCCTCGCCGGCTCCAGGCCGGTCATGGGGATTTGCGTCGGAATGCAAATACTTTTCGAACACGGGGTCGAGCATGGGGAGGACGCTGCCGGCTGCGGCGAATGGCCGGGCGTGGTCGAACGCCTCGACGCCGACATTCTGCCCCACATGGGATGGAACACCATTGACGCCGCCCCCGGCTCCGCCATGTTTGCGGGCATAGATGAAAGCACCCGCTTTTACTTCGTGCACTCCTACGGCGTTCAACGCTGGGAGTTTCCCGAGGAAGGCATCACCACGCCGCCGCTCGTCAGCTGGGCCACCCATCAAACCGCCCGGTTTGTCGCCGCGGTCGAAAACGGTCCATTGTGGGCAACCCAATTTCATCCCGAGAAATCCGGTGATGCCGGCGCCGAACTGCTCAAAAATTGGTTAGCGCAACTCTGA
- a CDS encoding histidinol-phosphate transaminase: MNYLNLPIRPEFRTETPYGAPQLNVPVRLNTNENPYSPSPALIADLLRHVETHAADLNRYPDRDCTALRTDLAAYITDRTGVTVTCANLWAANGSNEVLQQLLQIFGGPGRTALGFQPSYSMHPILAHGTGTTFVDCPRGADFRIDPQAALTAIADHQPDIVFIATPNNPTGDVTPLDTITRILDAAPGIVIVDEAYAEFSDSPSAVTLLADYPAKLVVSRTMSKAFDFAGGRLGYFVADPAFVDAVMLVRLPYHLSTLSQAVARVALRHSADTLATVAALIDERKRVQAALQDLGFFVVPSESNFLFFGTFADQHVVWQQFLDQGVLIRDVGVPGYLRVTIGLPNENDAFLAAARNAATHLLPKGH; this comes from the coding sequence ATGAACTATCTCAACCTCCCCATCCGACCCGAATTCCGCACCGAAACCCCCTACGGCGCGCCCCAACTAAACGTACCCGTCCGACTCAACACCAACGAAAACCCCTATTCACCCTCCCCAGCGCTCATCGCCGACCTGCTCCGCCACGTCGAAACGCACGCCGCCGACCTCAACCGCTACCCCGACCGGGACTGCACCGCGCTGCGCACCGACCTCGCTGCCTACATCACCGACCGCACCGGTGTCACCGTCACCTGCGCTAACCTGTGGGCCGCCAACGGCTCCAACGAGGTCCTCCAGCAGCTCCTGCAAATCTTCGGTGGGCCAGGTCGCACCGCCTTGGGCTTCCAACCCAGCTACTCCATGCACCCCATATTGGCGCACGGCACCGGCACCACCTTCGTCGACTGCCCCCGCGGCGCCGACTTCCGCATCGACCCCCAGGCGGCCCTGACGGCCATCGCCGACCATCAACCCGACATCGTTTTCATCGCCACCCCCAACAATCCCACCGGAGACGTTACTCCCCTCGACACCATCACCCGGATTCTCGACGCCGCGCCGGGCATTGTGATTGTAGACGAGGCGTATGCGGAGTTTTCCGACTCGCCGTCCGCGGTCACGCTCCTGGCGGATTACCCCGCTAAGCTGGTGGTATCGCGCACAATGAGTAAGGCGTTCGATTTCGCCGGCGGCCGATTGGGCTATTTCGTGGCCGACCCCGCGTTCGTGGATGCGGTCATGCTGGTGCGGTTGCCATACCACCTGTCCACGCTGTCGCAGGCGGTTGCCCGGGTGGCACTACGGCACAGCGCCGACACCCTGGCCACAGTTGCCGCGCTTATCGACGAACGCAAGCGCGTGCAGGCCGCACTGCAGGATCTAGGGTTTTTCGTGGTGCCGAGCGAATCAAACTTCCTGTTCTTTGGCACGTTCGCCGACCAACACGTCGTGTGGCAGCAGTTCCTGGATCAGGGCGTGCTCATCCGTGACGTGGGCGTGCCCGGCTACCTGCGGGTAACGATCGGCCTGCCCAACGAAAACGATGCGTTCCTCGCCGCCGCACGCAATGCCGCAACACATCTCCTACCGAAAGGACACTAA
- the hisB gene encoding imidazoleglycerol-phosphate dehydratase HisB, which translates to MTDTTTLTGPTPAARTATVSRTTSESDITVTINLDGSGKSNINTGVPFFDHMLTAFCVHGAFDLKVHAQGDTHIDAHHTVEDVAIVLGQALAEAVGDKQGIRRFGSFSVPMDEALCEAVVDFSGRPYYVMRGEPEHMLTSVIGGHYATVINEHFFESLATNARVTLHVICHYGRDPHHITEAEFKAVARAIRAAVDIDPQVTGIPSTKGAL; encoded by the coding sequence ATGACAGACACCACGACACTCACCGGCCCCACCCCGGCCGCCCGCACGGCCACCGTGTCCCGAACCACCAGCGAATCCGACATCACCGTCACCATTAACCTGGATGGTTCCGGGAAAAGCAACATTAACACAGGTGTTCCCTTCTTCGACCACATGCTCACGGCATTCTGTGTCCACGGCGCCTTCGATCTGAAGGTGCACGCCCAGGGGGACACGCACATTGATGCGCATCACACGGTGGAGGATGTTGCCATTGTCTTAGGGCAGGCGCTCGCCGAGGCTGTTGGGGATAAACAGGGGATTCGCCGTTTCGGGTCGTTTAGCGTCCCCATGGATGAGGCCCTGTGTGAGGCCGTGGTGGATTTTTCCGGCCGCCCCTATTATGTGATGCGCGGCGAGCCGGAGCACATGCTCACCTCCGTGATCGGCGGCCACTACGCCACCGTTATCAACGAACATTTTTTCGAATCATTGGCGACGAATGCGCGCGTCACCCTGCATGTGATCTGCCATTATGGTCGTGACCCGCACCATATCACCGAGGCGGAGTTCAAGGCGGTGGCCCGGGCCATTCGGGCGGCGGTCGATATAGACCCGCAGGTGACCGGCATTCCCTCCACCAAGGGTGCCCTATAG
- a CDS encoding TIGR02234 family membrane protein: MKKSVLASLMLAGGAVVLWVSSRLAWLTVTADDDKAGTKTVTIHGASWSTELIAAAIMLAAAAIAGLILRKAGRRIVGGLAAVVAAAGGWFILQVLVGGTPDAQRALAILSTNNTTSATKGAQLTSWAQITAIDVNTPPVVLALIGAAIGLVGGIILAAYPGVDGPKRTQYERKQRRTAHIAAELAAEPDSGRVLWDAIDADIDPTDDAATADPNNDPGDDPTDESANKSQMHHKPQ; encoded by the coding sequence ATGAAAAAATCAGTATTAGCAAGTCTGATGTTAGCGGGCGGTGCGGTGGTGCTCTGGGTATCGTCCCGTCTGGCATGGCTGACCGTAACCGCCGACGACGATAAAGCTGGGACGAAAACCGTCACCATCCATGGCGCATCGTGGTCCACCGAGCTCATTGCCGCCGCCATTATGCTTGCTGCCGCCGCGATTGCCGGGCTCATCCTCCGCAAGGCAGGCCGTCGCATCGTCGGCGGGCTTGCGGCGGTCGTAGCGGCTGCTGGTGGCTGGTTTATCCTCCAAGTCCTCGTGGGTGGAACCCCTGACGCGCAGCGGGCCCTGGCGATCCTCAGTACTAACAACACCACCAGCGCCACCAAGGGGGCACAACTCACCTCCTGGGCACAGATCACCGCGATCGACGTGAACACGCCCCCCGTCGTCCTGGCGCTCATTGGTGCGGCCATCGGGCTGGTCGGCGGGATAATCCTCGCAGCGTATCCCGGTGTCGACGGCCCCAAACGCACGCAATACGAGCGCAAACAGCGCCGGACCGCACATATCGCCGCGGAACTGGCGGCGGAGCCGGATTCCGGTCGGGTGCTCTGGGACGCCATCGACGCCGACATCGACCCCACCGACGATGCCGCCACAGCCGACCCTAACAACGACCCCGGCGACGATCCCACCGACGAATCTGCCAATAAGTCACAAATGCATCACAAGCCACAATAA
- the priA gene encoding bifunctional 1-(5-phosphoribosyl)-5-((5-phosphoribosylamino)methylideneamino)imidazole-4-carboxamide isomerase/phosphoribosylanthranilate isomerase PriA, whose product MTFTLLPAVDVVDGQAVRLNQGAAGTEKSYGSPLDAAKTWQNAGATWLHFVDLDAAFGRGSNHELMADIIAQLDIHVELTGGIRDDATLERALATGARRVNIGTAALENPEWIAQAIATHGDKIAVDIAALLVDGEWRARSRGWVGDGGDLWEILERLDSQGCQRFVVTDVSKDGTLAGPNIDLLREVAQATDAKIVASGGIAQLSDITELAKYEDEGIDSAIIGKALYEGRFTLPEALALL is encoded by the coding sequence ATGACTTTTACTCTCCTCCCCGCTGTTGATGTAGTTGACGGTCAAGCGGTGCGACTCAACCAAGGAGCGGCGGGTACCGAAAAGTCCTACGGTTCCCCCCTCGACGCCGCAAAAACCTGGCAAAATGCCGGCGCGACCTGGCTTCATTTCGTTGACCTTGATGCCGCCTTCGGCCGCGGATCCAACCACGAACTCATGGCGGACATCATCGCCCAACTCGACATTCATGTGGAACTCACCGGCGGAATCCGCGACGACGCCACCTTGGAGCGCGCCCTCGCCACCGGCGCCCGGCGGGTCAACATTGGCACCGCCGCCCTGGAAAACCCCGAATGGATCGCCCAAGCAATAGCCACCCACGGTGACAAAATCGCGGTCGATATCGCCGCACTGCTTGTCGACGGCGAATGGCGGGCCCGCAGCCGCGGCTGGGTGGGCGACGGCGGCGACCTGTGGGAAATACTGGAACGCCTTGACTCCCAAGGATGCCAACGCTTCGTCGTCACCGACGTGTCTAAAGACGGCACCCTGGCCGGCCCCAACATCGACCTACTTCGGGAAGTGGCCCAGGCCACTGACGCGAAAATCGTCGCATCCGGGGGCATCGCCCAACTCTCGGACATCACCGAACTGGCGAAATACGAAGACGAAGGCATCGACTCCGCCATCATTGGCAAAGCCCTCTACGAAGGCCGGTTCACCCTCCCCGAGGCGTTGGCGCTACTATGA
- a CDS encoding MFS transporter — protein sequence MQLFTEVPGFTALSFATAAAFGAFSLMLPVIPLAVILTTGSDTLAGATTMVFMAVTVATQLVTNRIIRRYGYRRVMLAAAFLLGVPTLWYLVSMDTASLLLVAAVRGMGFGSLCVAQFALVAHIAPPGALGKASGIIGLFTGAAQMVGLPAGLWLSEHVGNSVVFIAGALVALVAAGLAVLIHNPAPEPVISRPEPPLEHGRKQLRMREKLRGGTVWVLAAPAVAMTTVAMGYGALSSFLPATVKDVDPVQGASFAGLLLAVVGGAQMIARYVCGVWADRVGKPGSLMFVGQGLVIASLVGMVGIISGGLPLGWLLVFATLFGCGFGFVSTEAMLEMFMRVPRGRIGQASTVWNAAFDTGTGSGAILLGLVAAWQGYTAIFLVSALVVIVGVIAEIGDRRGRRRALSRGGKSVF from the coding sequence ATGCAGCTGTTTACCGAGGTTCCCGGGTTCACCGCCTTGAGTTTCGCCACCGCCGCTGCGTTTGGGGCATTCTCGCTCATGCTGCCGGTGATCCCCCTGGCTGTGATCCTGACTACCGGCAGCGACACCTTGGCTGGCGCCACCACCATGGTGTTCATGGCTGTGACCGTGGCCACCCAATTGGTGACCAATCGCATCATTCGGCGCTACGGTTATCGGCGTGTCATGTTGGCGGCCGCGTTTTTGCTGGGAGTGCCGACCCTGTGGTATCTGGTCAGCATGGACACCGCGTCGTTATTGCTGGTGGCGGCGGTGCGGGGCATGGGGTTCGGTTCCCTCTGCGTGGCGCAGTTTGCCCTGGTGGCGCACATCGCCCCGCCGGGAGCCCTGGGGAAGGCGTCGGGAATCATCGGGTTGTTTACCGGTGCCGCCCAAATGGTGGGGCTGCCGGCCGGCCTGTGGCTGTCCGAACATGTGGGCAATTCGGTGGTGTTTATCGCCGGAGCCTTGGTGGCCTTGGTGGCCGCCGGGCTGGCGGTGCTCATCCATAACCCCGCCCCGGAACCCGTGATTTCCCGCCCCGAACCACCGCTAGAACATGGTCGAAAACAATTGCGGATGAGGGAGAAACTGCGGGGCGGGACAGTATGGGTGCTGGCAGCCCCCGCCGTCGCCATGACCACGGTTGCGATGGGGTATGGGGCACTGTCGTCATTTTTGCCAGCAACAGTAAAGGATGTAGATCCCGTGCAGGGAGCCTCATTTGCGGGTCTGCTGCTCGCGGTGGTTGGCGGCGCGCAAATGATTGCGCGCTATGTGTGTGGGGTGTGGGCCGATCGGGTGGGAAAACCCGGGTCGCTCATGTTCGTGGGCCAAGGGTTAGTCATAGCATCGCTCGTGGGAATGGTGGGGATTATATCGGGGGGATTACCGCTCGGCTGGCTGCTTGTTTTCGCAACTTTGTTCGGGTGTGGTTTCGGGTTTGTGTCTACCGAGGCAATGCTGGAAATGTTCATGCGAGTACCGCGGGGCCGAATCGGCCAGGCCTCCACCGTGTGGAACGCCGCCTTCGACACCGGCACGGGTAGCGGCGCGATCCTCTTGGGGCTGGTTGCCGCATGGCAGGGCTATACCGCGATTTTCCTGGTGTCCGCGCTTGTGGTCATCGTTGGGGTTATCGCCGAGATCGGTGACCGCCGGGGACGCCGGCGGGCGTTGTCACGCGGCGGGAAAAGTGTGTTTTGA
- the hisD gene encoding histidinol dehydrogenase — MLNLINLQQKPLTTSELRRTLPRGGVDVDAVLPTVTPVVTAIRDHGVSAALDYGEQFDHVRPESLQVPSTVIDQAVADLDPDLRAALEESIARVRAVHADQKPQPHTTELTAGGTVTEIFQPIARVGLYVPGGNAVYPSSVIMNVVPAQEAGVTSLVVASPPQADHNGWPHPTILAACGLLGVTEVWAIGGAQAVALMAYGDTNLEPVDMITGPGNIYVTAAKRLVRGVVGIDSEAGPTEIAILADDTADPVWVAYDLISQAEHDIMAASVLITPSATLAEAVNREVAARYRVTRNADRVAQALTGPQSGIVLVDDLNAAITVANAYAAEHLEIHTINARAVAAHITNAGAIFVGGFSPVPLGDYSAGSNHVLPTSGTARFSAGLSTHTFLRPVNLIEYDEPALKEISTTVITFADAEDLPAHGEAIRARFEDLA; from the coding sequence GTGCTCAACCTCATCAACCTCCAACAAAAACCCCTCACCACCAGTGAATTACGCCGTACCCTACCCCGAGGCGGGGTAGACGTGGACGCGGTCCTACCCACAGTCACCCCCGTGGTCACCGCCATTCGGGACCACGGCGTGTCGGCGGCACTCGACTACGGGGAACAATTCGACCACGTACGACCCGAGAGCCTCCAGGTTCCCAGCACCGTTATCGACCAAGCCGTCGCCGATCTCGACCCCGACCTGCGGGCCGCCTTGGAAGAATCCATCGCCCGCGTTCGCGCCGTCCACGCTGACCAAAAACCCCAACCCCACACCACCGAACTCACCGCCGGCGGCACCGTCACCGAAATCTTCCAACCCATCGCCCGCGTCGGCCTCTACGTTCCCGGCGGCAATGCCGTCTACCCATCCTCCGTCATCATGAACGTGGTGCCCGCCCAAGAAGCCGGCGTCACCTCCCTCGTCGTGGCATCCCCACCCCAGGCCGACCACAACGGTTGGCCCCACCCCACCATCCTCGCCGCCTGCGGCCTCCTCGGCGTCACCGAGGTGTGGGCCATCGGCGGCGCCCAAGCCGTCGCGCTCATGGCCTATGGTGACACCAACCTCGAACCCGTCGACATGATTACCGGCCCCGGCAATATCTACGTCACCGCCGCGAAACGCCTCGTCCGTGGCGTGGTCGGCATCGACTCCGAAGCCGGCCCCACCGAAATCGCCATCCTCGCCGACGACACCGCCGACCCAGTCTGGGTCGCCTACGACCTCATCAGCCAGGCCGAACACGATATCATGGCCGCCAGCGTGCTCATCACCCCCTCCGCCACGCTCGCCGAGGCCGTCAACCGCGAGGTCGCCGCCCGCTACCGCGTCACCCGCAACGCCGACCGGGTAGCCCAAGCCCTCACCGGACCCCAATCCGGCATTGTGCTCGTCGACGACCTCAACGCCGCCATCACCGTGGCCAACGCCTACGCCGCCGAACACCTAGAAATTCACACCATCAACGCCCGCGCCGTCGCCGCCCACATCACCAACGCTGGTGCCATCTTCGTCGGCGGCTTCAGCCCCGTGCCACTCGGCGACTACTCCGCCGGCTCCAACCATGTGCTCCCCACCAGTGGCACCGCCCGGTTCAGTGCCGGCCTGTCCACCCACACCTTCCTCCGGCCCGTCAACCTCATCGAATATGACGAACCCGCCCTCAAGGAAATCTCCACCACCGTCATCACCTTCGCCGACGCGGAAGACCTCCCCGCCCATGGCGAAGCCATCCGCGCCCGCTTCGAGGACCTCGCATGA
- the hisI gene encoding phosphoribosyl-AMP cyclohydrolase — MNPSMNQNSPETYQLDPAIAARVRFNDQGLVPAIAQAADTGEVLMLAWMDDHALAYTLATRRGTYYSRSRQEYWIKGATSGHTQQVESVSLDCDGDTVLLRVYQRGGACHTGDRTCFDADRLA; from the coding sequence ATGAACCCGTCTATGAACCAAAACAGCCCAGAAACCTACCAGCTCGATCCCGCCATCGCCGCCCGCGTGCGCTTCAACGACCAGGGACTCGTGCCGGCCATCGCTCAGGCTGCCGACACCGGCGAGGTACTCATGCTCGCCTGGATGGATGACCACGCGCTGGCCTACACCCTCGCCACCAGGCGCGGCACCTACTATTCGCGCTCCCGCCAAGAATATTGGATCAAGGGTGCCACTAGTGGCCACACCCAACAAGTAGAGTCCGTATCGCTCGACTGTGATGGCGATACCGTCCTGTTGCGGGTGTACCAACGAGGCGGCGCATGCCATACCGGGGACCGCACTTGTTTTGATGCAGACCGACTCGCATGA